One window of Cupriavidus oxalaticus genomic DNA carries:
- a CDS encoding EAL domain-containing protein yields MAPQDFLPALETLGLVERFGGWLLDSVLPLVRSSEAFAPLQFTLLASSAQLHRPQMVGALARAIDTGGIAAERLCIELPASAVPPVAGILDCFADLRRLPAGATFPGGLAGADARRYPAARPRAAVAGRLKRPSRAAPAAPAVVPAVVPIARFTNWHIPDINRADSGGKICLKPST; encoded by the coding sequence GTGGCGCCGCAGGACTTCCTGCCGGCGCTGGAAACGCTCGGGCTGGTTGAACGCTTCGGCGGCTGGCTGCTCGACAGCGTGCTGCCGCTGGTGCGCAGCTCCGAAGCGTTTGCGCCGCTGCAATTTACGCTGCTGGCCTCAAGCGCGCAGCTGCACCGCCCGCAAATGGTCGGTGCCCTGGCACGGGCCATCGACACCGGCGGCATTGCCGCGGAGCGCCTGTGCATCGAGCTGCCCGCCAGCGCGGTGCCCCCGGTCGCCGGTATCCTCGATTGCTTTGCAGACTTGCGCCGGCTACCTGCTGGCGCAACCTTTCCCGGCGGCCTGGCTGGTGCAGACGCACGCCGCTATCCGGCGGCGCGCCCGCGAGCTGCTGTCGCCGGCAGGCTGAAGCGGCCAAGCCGGGCGGCGCCAGCGGCGCCAGCTGTTGTACCAGCTGTTGTACCGATTGCACGATTTACAAATTGGCACATACCAGATATCAACCGCGCTGACAGCGGCGGTAAAATCTGCCTCAAACCCTCAACCTAA
- a CDS encoding hemolysin family protein, translated as MEIAILLALILLNGVFAMSEIALVTARKARLQRQIENGDRGAIEAVKLGEDPTRFLSTVQIGITSIGVLNGVVGESTLAQPFGDWLHSSVGMSESTAGYVATAIVVAGLTYFSIVLGELVPKRLGQMAPEAIARLVARPISWLAVASTPFVKLLSSSTRLVLRLLGTKTDSGPGVTEEEIHALLVEGSEAGVIEQHEHTMVRNVFRLDDRQLASLMVPRGDVIYLDVDAPLEENLRRIEESDHSRFPAVRGGMHDIVGVVSARQLLARRLRGEEADLMAVMQPAVFVPESVTGMELLENFRASGGQVAFVIDEYGEVLGLVTLQDLIEAITGEFKAEAAGEEWAVQRDDGSWLLDGLIPIPELKDRIGLRQVPEEEKERYHTLSGMLLLLLGRLPQIADRVEWGDWRFEIVDMDGKRIDKVLASRLPPEDGPEEETTG; from the coding sequence ATGGAAATTGCCATATTACTGGCGCTGATCTTGCTGAACGGCGTATTCGCGATGTCCGAGATCGCGCTGGTCACCGCGCGCAAGGCGCGCCTGCAGCGGCAGATCGAGAACGGCGACCGGGGCGCGATCGAAGCCGTCAAGCTGGGCGAGGATCCCACGCGCTTCCTTTCGACGGTGCAGATCGGCATCACGTCGATCGGCGTGCTCAACGGCGTGGTCGGCGAATCGACACTGGCGCAGCCCTTCGGCGACTGGCTGCACAGCAGTGTTGGCATGTCAGAGTCCACCGCCGGCTACGTCGCCACCGCGATCGTGGTGGCGGGCCTGACCTATTTTTCCATCGTGCTGGGCGAGCTGGTGCCCAAGCGCCTGGGCCAGATGGCCCCCGAAGCGATTGCGCGCCTGGTGGCGCGCCCGATCTCCTGGCTCGCGGTGGCGTCCACCCCCTTCGTCAAGCTGCTGTCGAGCTCCACCCGGCTGGTGCTGCGCCTGCTCGGCACCAAGACCGACAGCGGCCCGGGCGTGACCGAGGAAGAAATCCACGCCCTGCTGGTCGAAGGCTCCGAGGCCGGCGTGATCGAGCAGCACGAGCACACCATGGTGCGCAACGTGTTCCGCCTCGACGACCGCCAGCTGGCTTCGCTGATGGTGCCGCGCGGCGACGTCATCTACCTGGACGTGGACGCACCGCTGGAAGAAAACCTGCGCCGTATCGAGGAATCCGACCACTCCCGCTTCCCTGCGGTGCGCGGCGGCATGCACGACATCGTCGGCGTGGTCAGCGCGCGCCAGCTGCTGGCGCGCCGACTGCGCGGCGAAGAGGCCGACCTGATGGCAGTGATGCAGCCGGCGGTGTTCGTGCCCGAAAGCGTCACCGGGATGGAGCTGCTGGAAAACTTCCGCGCCTCGGGCGGCCAGGTGGCCTTTGTCATCGACGAATACGGCGAGGTGCTGGGGCTGGTGACGCTGCAGGACCTGATCGAAGCCATCACCGGCGAGTTCAAGGCCGAGGCCGCCGGCGAGGAATGGGCGGTGCAGCGCGACGATGGCTCGTGGCTCCTCGACGGCCTGATCCCCATCCCCGAACTGAAGGACCGCATCGGGCTGCGCCAGGTGCCTGAGGAAGAAAAGGAGCGCTACCACACGCTGTCGGGCATGCTGCTGCTGCTGCTCGGACGGCTGCCACAGATCGCCGACCGCGTCGAGTGGGGCGACTGGCGCTTCGAGATTGTCGACATGGATGGCAAGCGCATCGACAAGGTGCTGGCTTCGCGCCTGCCACCTGAAGACGGCCCGGAAGAAGAAACGACCGGCTGA
- a CDS encoding helix-turn-helix domain-containing protein → METLTPASETTLDFPGLLRYWRSKRGYSQLALSLAAGVSQRHISFLESGRARPSREMVLALAERLGVPLRQRNRMLLAGGFAPAYSEHALASPPLQMVQQAIALILSKQEPYPAVVLDRFWNLVDANQAYRRMLDTLLDGRAPASLEDEGGRGGGHGGGPRRVNLMLSVFDPQGLWPVIENARQVGRYLLRRVWQELQSQAHDQTAREIFRRIAAWHPDMVGPGGALLPDDDGAEGPPPPVLPVVLHAGAFRASLFSTLTTLGIPQDITLQELRIESFFPADEATRALFETLGAAQPAALRSGSADR, encoded by the coding sequence ATGGAAACGCTGACCCCCGCCTCCGAAACCACTCTCGACTTCCCCGGCCTGCTGCGCTACTGGCGCAGCAAGCGCGGCTACAGCCAGCTGGCGCTGTCGCTGGCCGCCGGGGTGTCGCAGCGCCACATCTCCTTCCTGGAATCCGGCCGCGCCCGCCCCAGCCGCGAAATGGTGCTGGCGCTGGCCGAGCGACTCGGCGTGCCGCTGCGCCAGCGCAACCGCATGCTGCTGGCGGGCGGCTTCGCCCCGGCCTACAGCGAGCATGCGCTGGCCTCGCCGCCGTTGCAGATGGTGCAGCAGGCGATCGCGTTGATCCTGTCCAAGCAGGAGCCGTACCCGGCCGTGGTGCTGGACCGGTTCTGGAACCTGGTCGACGCCAACCAGGCTTACCGGCGCATGCTCGATACGCTGCTCGACGGACGCGCGCCCGCGTCGCTGGAGGACGAAGGCGGGCGGGGCGGCGGGCATGGCGGCGGTCCGCGCCGGGTCAACCTGATGCTGTCGGTGTTCGATCCACAGGGATTGTGGCCGGTGATCGAGAACGCGCGCCAGGTCGGACGCTACCTGCTGCGGCGCGTCTGGCAGGAGTTGCAGAGCCAGGCCCACGACCAGACCGCGCGCGAGATCTTCCGGCGCATCGCCGCGTGGCATCCCGACATGGTCGGCCCCGGCGGCGCACTGCTCCCCGATGACGACGGCGCCGAAGGACCGCCGCCGCCGGTGCTGCCGGTCGTGCTGCATGCGGGCGCGTTCCGTGCGTCGCTGTTCTCGACGCTGACCACGCTTGGCATTCCGCAGGACATCACGCTGCAGGAGCTGCGCATCGAGTCCTTCTTCCCCGCCGATGAAGCCACGCGCGCCCTGTTTGAAACGCTGGGCGCCGCGCAGCCAGCGGCGCTCAGAAGCGGTAGCGCAGATAGATGA
- a CDS encoding acyloxyacyl hydrolase — protein sequence MPLVVRHTAAASLLALPLCLGTAHAAPAVQLGYGFDETHHVQKVEMAMLWDSGFAWGNPQGWLIDLQWEVNIARWNSSSDNNPHDLWEFGASPVVRIGWWKHAWAPFLELSVGPRLLTGTRTSDDHVISTAFQFSEYAGLGVTFGSDRRFTAGYRFQHLSNAGIKEPNPGTSFHVIYLRYRF from the coding sequence ATGCCGCTGGTCGTCCGACACACCGCCGCGGCGAGCCTGCTGGCCCTCCCCCTTTGCCTCGGCACCGCCCACGCCGCGCCGGCCGTGCAGCTGGGCTACGGCTTCGACGAGACCCATCACGTGCAGAAGGTCGAAATGGCCATGCTGTGGGATTCAGGCTTTGCGTGGGGCAATCCGCAGGGCTGGCTGATCGACCTCCAATGGGAAGTCAATATCGCGCGCTGGAACAGCAGCAGCGACAACAATCCGCATGACCTGTGGGAGTTCGGCGCCTCGCCGGTGGTCCGCATCGGCTGGTGGAAGCACGCGTGGGCGCCGTTCCTCGAACTGTCGGTCGGTCCGCGCTTGCTGACGGGAACGCGCACCTCGGACGACCATGTCATTTCCACGGCGTTCCAGTTCTCGGAATACGCGGGCCTGGGCGTAACCTTCGGCTCGGACCGGCGCTTTACCGCGGGCTACCGCTTCCAGCACCTGTCCAATGCCGGCATCAAGGAGCCCAATCCTGGCACCAGCTTCCACGTCATCTATCTGCGCTACCGCTTCTGA
- a CDS encoding surface-adhesin E family protein — protein MMFRVFGHAAALAGCMFGLAVPAAHAEGSAMPAQRPAAAAGLYECQAPDAGTVFRSTPREGCRLVAAPDPGAPDPQRWLPLMGANGVVSYFDQSATRRQGTQVGVVLMRNSPSGVIRTANGEPIRSSLKRMVLDCATSMFAVVEQTLYSKRYARGNSLYTIRAPRYGTFQPAGPGTIAGELLRRLCR, from the coding sequence ATGATGTTCCGTGTTTTTGGGCATGCGGCCGCGCTGGCGGGCTGCATGTTCGGCCTGGCCGTCCCGGCCGCTCATGCCGAAGGCAGCGCCATGCCGGCCCAGCGTCCGGCCGCGGCCGCCGGCCTTTACGAGTGCCAGGCGCCGGACGCCGGCACCGTGTTCCGCTCCACGCCCAGGGAAGGCTGCCGTCTGGTGGCAGCGCCCGACCCTGGTGCACCCGACCCGCAGCGCTGGTTGCCGCTGATGGGGGCCAACGGCGTGGTCTCGTACTTCGACCAGTCGGCGACCCGGCGCCAGGGCACGCAGGTCGGTGTCGTGCTGATGCGCAATTCACCGTCGGGGGTGATCCGCACCGCCAACGGCGAACCGATCCGCTCGTCGCTCAAGCGCATGGTGCTCGACTGTGCCACGTCGATGTTCGCGGTGGTCGAGCAGACGCTGTACAGCAAGCGCTACGCGCGCGGCAATTCGCTCTATACGATCCGCGCGCCGCGGTACGGCACCTTCCAGCCTGCCGGCCCCGGCACGATCGCGGGTGAACTGCTGCGCAGGCTGTGCCGCTGA
- a CDS encoding mechanosensitive ion channel family protein, giving the protein MAALAAWWRRIAILWTLALLCLPAWAATLAPATAPVPIAVPSGEVAELRLMDRPIATLRAAIGGATPAMRVARAQQLFDGLTEAELAQPLGQLSGTLGDAPMIAFRLGDRLLFALAMQDLSPEDNLTLEAAGAQAAAALRQAIAARRAHLHWPNLFRGGALSLLGLGVLAALAWGVARASVTLRARLRSALQRHVAQHLERRAGQFDWTGTLYQLVARLVQIVAVGVVLVLAFAWLDFALEQFPLTQPMGDRMGAFILHLLSGIAVSMVGAVPGLVTVVVILLITRAVQRLVSNIFKAVQKGQISVPGLHAETAGATRRLAAALIWALGFTFAYPYIPGSESDVFKGLSVLLGFMVTLGSANVVNQLMSGMVVVYSRALRRGDMVCIGDTVGTVASLDALSVKVINLRNEEVTLPNAVVVGSAIHNYTRHGSVRDTGTKEVWQAAMISTSVTIGYDTPWRQVHAMLLAAAAQAEHVAASPTPFVLQRGLSDFYVEYELFAALDDPRNRFYALSALHAAIQDQFNTHGVQIMSPHFMAQPEKTVYVPEAKWFERPGSAQIDPAARPQRAPSRAA; this is encoded by the coding sequence ATGGCAGCGCTTGCAGCTTGGTGGCGGCGAATCGCAATCCTGTGGACGCTGGCGCTGCTGTGCCTGCCGGCATGGGCGGCCACGCTGGCACCGGCAACGGCACCAGTCCCGATCGCCGTGCCCAGCGGCGAAGTCGCGGAACTGCGGCTGATGGACCGTCCCATCGCCACGCTGCGCGCAGCCATCGGCGGCGCGACGCCGGCCATGCGCGTAGCGCGCGCCCAGCAGTTGTTCGACGGTCTCACCGAAGCCGAACTGGCCCAGCCGCTCGGGCAGCTCAGCGGCACCCTCGGCGACGCGCCGATGATCGCGTTCCGGCTCGGCGACCGGTTGCTGTTCGCCCTGGCCATGCAAGACCTTTCCCCGGAAGACAACCTCACGCTGGAAGCTGCCGGCGCGCAGGCGGCGGCGGCGCTGCGCCAGGCCATTGCCGCGCGGCGTGCGCACCTGCACTGGCCCAACCTGTTCCGCGGCGGGGCGCTGAGCCTGCTCGGCCTGGGCGTGCTGGCCGCGCTGGCCTGGGGCGTCGCGCGCGCCAGCGTGACGCTGCGCGCGCGCCTGCGCTCGGCATTGCAGCGCCACGTGGCGCAGCACCTCGAACGCCGGGCCGGGCAGTTCGACTGGACCGGCACGCTCTACCAGCTGGTTGCGCGCCTGGTGCAGATCGTTGCCGTCGGCGTGGTCCTGGTGCTGGCCTTTGCCTGGCTGGACTTCGCGCTCGAACAGTTTCCGCTGACGCAGCCGATGGGCGACCGCATGGGCGCGTTCATCCTCCACCTGCTGTCAGGCATTGCCGTGTCGATGGTTGGGGCGGTGCCAGGGCTGGTGACGGTAGTGGTGATCCTGCTAATCACGCGCGCGGTGCAGCGGCTGGTATCGAATATCTTCAAGGCGGTGCAGAAGGGCCAGATCTCGGTGCCCGGGCTGCATGCCGAGACCGCCGGCGCCACGCGGCGCCTGGCCGCGGCGTTGATCTGGGCGCTGGGCTTCACCTTCGCCTACCCGTATATCCCGGGCTCGGAAAGCGATGTGTTCAAGGGCCTGTCGGTGCTGCTCGGCTTTATGGTGACGCTGGGCTCGGCCAACGTGGTCAACCAGCTGATGAGCGGCATGGTGGTGGTGTACTCGCGCGCGCTGCGGCGCGGGGACATGGTATGCATCGGCGATACCGTCGGCACGGTGGCCTCGCTCGATGCGCTGTCGGTCAAGGTCATCAACCTGCGCAATGAAGAGGTGACGCTGCCGAATGCGGTGGTGGTCGGCAGCGCGATCCACAACTACACCCGGCACGGCAGCGTGCGCGATACCGGCACGAAAGAGGTCTGGCAGGCCGCGATGATTTCGACCTCGGTCACCATCGGCTACGACACGCCGTGGCGGCAGGTCCATGCCATGCTGCTGGCCGCGGCCGCGCAGGCCGAGCACGTGGCGGCGTCGCCGACGCCGTTCGTGCTGCAGCGTGGCTTGTCGGACTTCTATGTCGAATACGAACTGTTTGCCGCGCTGGATGACCCGCGCAACCGCTTCTATGCGCTATCCGCGCTGCACGCGGCGATCCAGGATCAGTTCAACACGCACGGCGTGCAGATCATGTCGCCGCACTTCATGGCGCAGCCGGAGAAGACTGTCTACGTGCCTGAAGCAAAATGGTTCGAGCGGCCGGGTAGCGCGCAGATCGATCCGGCTGCGCGGCCGCAGCGGGCGCCGTCGCGCGCCGCATGA
- a CDS encoding RT0821/Lpp0805 family surface protein gives MLPRQTDRTARPATRAAIRAAIACVLGSTLLLAVAAPAQAYFDNYLSGSIIGTLNEKEGASLSQSVRKALNDTADGQSVTWTYPASGRRQQVDGTITPVESKTDKGQQCRRLESELKRGSSQEHWKGWFCKQPSGQWKARHVDG, from the coding sequence ATGCTGCCTCGGCAAACAGACCGCACTGCCCGCCCGGCCACCCGCGCCGCCATCCGTGCCGCCATCGCCTGCGTGCTCGGCTCCACGCTGCTGCTGGCCGTGGCCGCGCCGGCCCAAGCGTACTTCGACAACTACCTGAGCGGTTCCATCATCGGCACGCTCAACGAGAAGGAAGGTGCCTCGCTGTCGCAATCGGTGCGCAAGGCGCTGAACGATACCGCCGACGGCCAGTCGGTGACGTGGACCTATCCGGCCAGCGGCCGGCGCCAGCAGGTGGATGGCACCATCACCCCTGTTGAAAGCAAGACCGACAAGGGCCAGCAGTGCCGGCGGCTGGAGTCGGAACTCAAGCGCGGCAGTTCGCAGGAGCACTGGAAAGGCTGGTTCTGCAAGCAGCCCAGCGGGCAATGGAAGGCCCGCCACGTCGACGGCTGA
- a CDS encoding glucan biosynthesis protein G, translated as MSQIATPRLSAIFSAPAPGPARRRSARAGVRIAAWLGGSILALCAMTAQAFDFDTVAARAKQLAASPYKAPLQNLPRELRELSYERYREIEYKPERFAWRGTRSPFELSFFHEGMVFDQPVRIHEVVGNSVREFRFDPAAFNYGPHKVDAAKLKGLGFAGFRILYPLNQGKRKDELASFLGASYFRALGKDQWYGLSARGLAVDTALNSGEEFPRFVEYWIERPGPNAKELIVYALMDSRRMSGAYRFTIKPGAETAMEVKSRLFLRENVTKLGLAPLTSMYLFGENQPSPVQDFRPEVHDSDGLSIHLGTGEWVWRPLVNPKRLLVTSFAATNPQGFGLMQRDRSFNSYQELGAWYERRPSGWVQPRGNWGSGRVELVQIPTPDETNDNIVAYWVPDNPPKPKQAFDYEYRLLWQKDGEQLPPLSWVSQTRLGRGQSASKEDTSFSLVVDFEGPGFRRLPADVRIDPVVSADANGELLKTSVQRNEATGGWRMTMVMRRKDETKPVELRGYLRNGNTTLSETWSYILPPG; from the coding sequence ATGTCACAGATCGCCACGCCACGCTTGTCCGCAATATTTTCCGCGCCCGCCCCCGGGCCGGCCCGTCGCCGCAGCGCGCGCGCCGGGGTACGGATCGCGGCATGGCTGGGCGGCAGCATCCTGGCACTGTGCGCCATGACGGCGCAGGCGTTCGATTTCGATACCGTCGCCGCGCGCGCCAAGCAACTGGCAGCATCGCCATACAAGGCCCCGCTGCAGAACCTGCCGCGCGAACTGCGCGAACTGTCCTACGAGCGCTACCGCGAGATCGAGTACAAGCCCGAGCGTTTCGCCTGGCGCGGCACGCGCTCGCCGTTCGAGCTGTCGTTCTTCCATGAGGGCATGGTGTTCGACCAGCCGGTGCGCATCCATGAAGTGGTGGGCAACAGCGTGCGTGAATTCCGCTTCGATCCCGCCGCGTTCAACTACGGACCGCACAAGGTCGACGCCGCCAAGCTCAAGGGGCTTGGCTTTGCCGGCTTCCGCATCCTGTATCCGCTGAACCAGGGCAAGCGCAAGGACGAACTGGCGTCGTTCCTTGGTGCCAGCTATTTCCGTGCGCTCGGCAAGGACCAGTGGTATGGCCTCTCGGCGCGTGGCCTGGCGGTGGACACCGCGCTCAATTCCGGCGAGGAATTCCCGCGCTTCGTCGAATACTGGATCGAGCGGCCTGGCCCCAATGCCAAGGAGCTCATCGTCTATGCACTGATGGATTCGCGCCGCATGAGCGGCGCCTACCGCTTCACCATCAAGCCGGGCGCCGAGACCGCGATGGAGGTCAAGTCGCGGCTGTTCCTGCGCGAGAACGTGACCAAGCTGGGCCTGGCGCCGCTGACCAGCATGTATCTGTTCGGCGAGAACCAGCCGTCGCCGGTGCAGGATTTCCGCCCCGAGGTGCATGACTCGGACGGCCTGTCGATCCACCTGGGTACCGGCGAATGGGTCTGGCGCCCGCTGGTCAATCCCAAGCGCCTGCTGGTGACGTCTTTCGCGGCGACCAACCCGCAGGGCTTCGGGCTGATGCAGCGCGACCGCAGCTTCAACAGCTACCAGGAACTGGGCGCATGGTATGAACGCCGCCCGAGCGGCTGGGTGCAGCCGCGCGGCAACTGGGGCTCGGGCCGGGTCGAGCTGGTGCAGATCCCGACGCCGGACGAGACCAACGACAACATCGTCGCGTACTGGGTGCCGGACAACCCGCCCAAGCCGAAGCAGGCCTTCGACTACGAGTACCGGTTGCTGTGGCAGAAGGACGGCGAACAGCTGCCGCCGCTGTCATGGGTGAGCCAGACCCGGCTGGGCCGGGGCCAGTCGGCCAGCAAGGAGGACACGAGCTTTTCGCTGGTGGTGGACTTTGAAGGCCCGGGCTTCCGCAGGCTGCCCGCTGACGTTCGCATCGACCCGGTGGTTTCGGCCGATGCCAACGGTGAACTGCTGAAGACGTCGGTACAGCGCAATGAAGCGACCGGCGGCTGGCGCATGACCATGGTGATGCGCCGCAAGGATGAAACCAAGCCGGTAGAGTTGCGCGGCTATCTTCGCAACGGCAATACAACCCTATCCGAGACGTGGAGCTACATCTTACCCCCAGGCTAA
- the mdoH gene encoding glucans biosynthesis glucosyltransferase MdoH yields MELHLTPRLKQRPAQAAACERYVDRLPVSPEIRSELLADMPAAAAAPVASLAPVSTVMPVGGDGRDGRDAQEAISRLQSRLAAKDAPAAQGGSAYASVGRRFTIAYGNPQVGGEPLLQRRDDGTVKVDTGPEPERSSMVPRQWPPHIVTGWLRNAWRRMLGRPPVPETWDTLHDGPDAEGMWHPAGSHRRWVLLGLVLIQTVLATYFMTSVLPYHGADPLEIAILGLFAILFSWVSAGFWTAMMGFLVLAKGGDRHLISRSAAPEGPLAPEARTAIIMPICNEDVTRVFAGLRATYESLARTSHLSNFDFIVLSDSGNPDLRTAEHDAWMELCRAVGGFGRIFYRWRRHRVKRKTGNVADFCRRWGSKYRYMVVLDADSVMSGECLATLVRLMEANPGAGIIQTAPLAVGRETLYARVQQFATRVYGPLFTAGLHYWQLGESHYWGHNAIIRVKPFIEHCALAPLPGRGPLSGEILSHDFVEAALMRRAGWGVWIAYDLEGSYEELPPNLLDEVKRDRRWCQGNLMNFRLWLKQGFHVVHRAVFLTGIMAYLSAPLWLLFLLLSTAMLAKHALVPPEYFTQQYQLFPTWPEWHPEKALALFSATATLLFLPKLASVVLLMKQARRYGGAVQLFASMLVEVLLSALLAPTRMLFHTKFVIAAYSGWGISWKSPPREDAETTWGEAFRRHGWHTALGFAWGGLVYWLNPSYVLWLLPIVGSLAMSIPLSVMLSRVSLGRASRNAGLFMIPEETLVPREIVETQQHVENAADTPDFVDAVVDPVTNALMCATATARPVQPEAARRRHETLVEHALTHGPRALTPAQKHLLLGNPFALARLHELVWGSPLADAGWKDTRMLVRRAANVLPLRPRAA; encoded by the coding sequence GTGGAGCTACATCTTACCCCCAGGCTAAAGCAGCGACCGGCCCAGGCAGCGGCATGCGAGCGCTATGTCGACCGCCTGCCCGTATCGCCTGAAATCCGCAGCGAACTGCTGGCCGACATGCCCGCCGCGGCCGCGGCGCCGGTGGCATCGCTGGCACCGGTCAGCACGGTCATGCCGGTCGGCGGCGATGGCCGCGACGGCCGCGACGCGCAGGAAGCGATCTCGCGCCTGCAGTCGCGCCTTGCCGCCAAGGACGCGCCCGCCGCGCAGGGCGGCAGCGCCTACGCGTCGGTCGGCCGCCGTTTCACCATCGCCTACGGCAACCCTCAGGTTGGCGGCGAGCCGCTGCTGCAGCGCCGCGACGATGGCACCGTCAAGGTCGACACCGGCCCCGAGCCGGAGCGCAGCTCGATGGTGCCGCGCCAGTGGCCGCCGCATATCGTCACCGGCTGGCTGCGCAATGCCTGGCGCCGCATGCTGGGCCGCCCGCCCGTGCCCGAGACCTGGGACACGCTGCACGACGGCCCCGATGCCGAAGGCATGTGGCATCCGGCCGGCTCGCACCGGCGCTGGGTCCTGCTGGGCCTGGTCCTGATCCAGACCGTGCTGGCCACCTACTTCATGACCAGCGTGCTGCCATACCACGGGGCCGATCCGCTCGAGATCGCGATCCTGGGCCTGTTCGCCATCCTGTTCTCCTGGGTGTCGGCGGGCTTCTGGACCGCGATGATGGGCTTCCTGGTGCTGGCCAAGGGCGGCGACCGGCATCTGATTTCGCGCTCCGCCGCACCCGAAGGGCCGCTCGCGCCCGAGGCGCGCACCGCGATCATCATGCCGATCTGCAACGAGGACGTGACGCGGGTGTTCGCGGGCTTGCGCGCGACCTATGAATCGCTGGCACGCACCAGCCACCTGTCCAATTTCGATTTCATCGTGCTGTCCGACAGCGGCAATCCGGACCTGCGCACCGCCGAGCACGACGCGTGGATGGAACTGTGCCGCGCGGTCGGCGGCTTCGGCCGCATCTTCTATCGCTGGCGCCGCCACCGCGTCAAGCGCAAGACCGGCAACGTTGCCGACTTCTGCCGCCGCTGGGGCAGCAAGTACCGCTACATGGTGGTGCTCGATGCCGACAGCGTGATGAGCGGCGAATGCCTGGCCACGCTGGTGCGGCTGATGGAGGCCAACCCCGGTGCCGGTATCATCCAGACCGCGCCGCTGGCCGTGGGCCGCGAGACGCTGTATGCGCGCGTGCAGCAGTTCGCCACGCGCGTGTACGGGCCGCTGTTCACTGCGGGCCTGCATTACTGGCAGCTGGGCGAATCGCACTACTGGGGCCATAACGCCATCATCCGCGTCAAGCCGTTCATCGAGCATTGCGCGCTGGCGCCGCTGCCGGGCCGCGGTCCGCTGTCCGGCGAAATCCTGTCGCACGACTTCGTCGAAGCCGCGCTGATGCGCCGTGCCGGCTGGGGCGTGTGGATCGCGTACGACCTCGAGGGCTCGTACGAAGAACTGCCGCCGAACCTGCTCGACGAAGTCAAGCGCGACCGCCGCTGGTGCCAGGGCAACCTGATGAATTTCCGGCTGTGGCTCAAGCAGGGCTTCCACGTGGTGCACCGCGCGGTGTTCCTGACCGGCATCATGGCCTACCTGTCGGCGCCGCTGTGGCTGTTGTTCCTGCTGCTGTCCACGGCGATGCTGGCCAAGCATGCGCTGGTGCCGCCGGAGTATTTCACGCAGCAGTACCAGCTGTTCCCGACCTGGCCCGAGTGGCACCCGGAGAAGGCGCTGGCGCTGTTCTCGGCGACCGCCACGCTGCTGTTCCTGCCCAAGCTCGCCAGCGTGGTGCTGCTGATGAAGCAGGCGCGGCGCTACGGCGGCGCGGTGCAGCTCTTTGCCAGCATGCTGGTCGAGGTGCTGCTGTCAGCGCTGCTGGCGCCTACGCGGATGCTGTTCCATACCAAGTTTGTGATTGCCGCCTACAGCGGCTGGGGCATCTCGTGGAAATCGCCGCCGCGCGAAGACGCCGAGACCACCTGGGGCGAGGCGTTCCGCCGCCACGGCTGGCACACCGCGCTGGGGTTTGCGTGGGGCGGTCTGGTCTACTGGCTGAACCCGTCGTACGTGCTGTGGCTGCTGCCGATCGTCGGGTCGCTGGCAATGTCGATCCCGTTGTCGGTGATGCTGTCGCGCGTGTCGCTGGGCCGTGCCTCGCGCAATGCGGGCCTGTTCATGATCCCGGAAGAAACGCTGGTGCCGCGCGAGATCGTCGAGACGCAGCAGCATGTCGAGAACGCCGCGGACACGCCTGACTTTGTCGATGCGGTGGTGGACCCGGTCACCAATGCGCTGATGTGCGCGACCGCGACGGCGCGGCCGGTGCAGCCCGAAGCGGCACGCCGGCGCCACGAAACGCTGGTCGAGCATGCGCTGACCCATGGTCCGCGCGCGCTGACACCGGCGCAGAAGCACCTGCTGCTGGGCAACCCGTTCGCGCTGGCCCGGCTGCATGAGCTGGTGTGGGGTTCGCCGCTGGCCGATGCCGGCTGGAAAGATACGCGCATGCTGGTGCGCAGGGCGGCCAACGTGCTGCCATTGCGGCCGCGCGCGGCGTGA